The Cellulomonas sp. P24 genome contains a region encoding:
- a CDS encoding MOSC domain-containing protein — MRLLSVNTGPLRPGPPDGRPTGIVKQPVVGAVLVAPPGPRGTVALAGDAVGDARHHGGVDQAVYAYAREDLDRWERELGRDLAAGTFGENFTTVGVDVTGALIGERWRIGPDVVLEVSSPRIPCATFEGRMGVPGWIARFMAAGRPGAYLRVVVAGEVRAGDPVEVVHRPDHDVTIGVTFRAMTLEPELLPSLLRADALPEPIVERARRRTGTGSTSAAGTATVEPSDVGGLDA; from the coding sequence ATGAGGCTGCTCTCGGTCAACACCGGCCCGCTCCGTCCCGGACCGCCGGACGGTCGTCCGACGGGGATCGTCAAGCAGCCCGTCGTCGGCGCTGTCCTGGTCGCGCCGCCCGGCCCTCGGGGCACGGTCGCCCTCGCCGGTGACGCCGTCGGGGACGCCCGGCACCACGGCGGGGTGGACCAGGCCGTGTACGCGTACGCGCGTGAGGACCTCGACCGGTGGGAGCGTGAGCTCGGGCGTGACCTCGCGGCGGGGACGTTCGGGGAGAACTTCACGACGGTCGGCGTCGACGTGACCGGCGCGCTGATCGGTGAGCGGTGGCGGATCGGCCCGGACGTCGTGCTCGAGGTGTCGAGCCCGCGGATCCCGTGCGCGACGTTCGAGGGCCGGATGGGGGTCCCGGGGTGGATCGCCCGGTTCATGGCCGCCGGTCGGCCCGGTGCGTACCTCCGCGTGGTCGTCGCGGGGGAGGTCCGTGCCGGCGATCCCGTCGAGGTCGTCCACCGGCCCGACCACGACGTGACGATCGGGGTGACCTTCCGTGCGATGACGCTCGAGCCCGAGCTGCTGCCGTCGCTGCTGCGCGCCGACGCGCTCCCCGAGCCGATCGTCGAACGCGCGCGCCGCCGCACCGGCACGGGGTCGACGAGCGCCGCGGGCACCGCAACCGTCGAGCCGTCCGACGTCGGTGGCCTGGATGCCTGA
- a CDS encoding lipopolysaccharide assembly LapA domain-containing protein: MTTDDPSSRRDDPARTSPPSSDARTPPSSAPAPGAGPAAGPVPARDPATAGPATTRPATTSPTTPSPTTTNPATTRAAAAWLATAAALVVLALLIVLILQNQETVEVHYLGLAGSLPLGTALLIAAVAGGAIVLIVGVVRLTQLRVQARRARRREKQSPTRVAPGTVDGSTPSARTTRRERIGRDDPPGP, encoded by the coding sequence ATGACCACGGACGACCCGTCATCCCGGCGCGACGACCCGGCGCGGACCTCACCGCCGTCGAGTGACGCGCGGACCCCACCGTCCTCCGCTCCGGCACCTGGCGCAGGACCGGCCGCCGGTCCTGTCCCCGCGCGCGACCCTGCGACGGCCGGCCCTGCGACGACCAGGCCCGCGACGACCAGCCCGACGACGCCCAGCCCGACGACGACCAACCCCGCGACGACCAGAGCCGCCGCGGCCTGGCTCGCGACCGCGGCCGCCCTGGTCGTCCTGGCGCTGCTGATCGTCCTGATCCTGCAGAACCAGGAGACGGTCGAGGTCCACTACCTCGGCCTCGCCGGGTCGTTGCCACTCGGGACGGCGTTGCTGATCGCGGCGGTCGCCGGAGGGGCGATCGTGCTGATCGTCGGTGTGGTGCGGCTGACCCAGCTCCGGGTCCAGGCGCGTCGGGCGCGGCGACGTGAGAAGCAGAGCCCGACGCGCGTGGCGCCGGGGACCGTCGACGGCTCGACGCCGAGCGCCCGCACGACGCGGCGCGAGCGGATCGGGCGCGACGACCCTCCTGGCCCGTAG
- a CDS encoding EAL domain-containing protein has translation MAGPFTIGVLTPWSSGFFYGQIIAGITSEVAAAGGKVVVIQSVEPSRDADDVLPVPDLSEPSAWNEIDGAISVTSAGEAHLRALLGRGIPVVLACDSVDGLEVPSAVGDNVGGTREAVEHLIAHGHTRIGFVGNLLHSDPRARYASYRTTLRAHGIEPDPALLFTASNDVATGGREVAERILADRPEMTAVVVATDHNAIGLLERLAEAGVDVPTDLAVVGFDDADRSSFTRPALTTVGQPFTLIGSLAARLVHAMLEGADVAPGPHTVASSLAVRQSCGCTAAPDTLGLEAYGTAEELDRAFVAEVSSILLPATVTEAVLSGQRAATRRLVEEIRAALGVDNPLPGPGLDDAVAAMVPASVTSQTLRLLLATATRYVSRAAMQAGADAAPADRASHVTARVAAGMWHEHTRLYLERDLAHQRARAEQYRIGADLIDLKNDDPLQLSWLAETHVDIGCLALWTDPDRRRVHVESVHDVRGVLGPLVGTDCAVEDFPPRDLIQAARPERNEVVFVVPVQTHGNPRGLLAVVGRLDMVAMSAHEAYGYWASLLTVALEQRDLLESVQRSEERLALAIEATAESLWDWDLTTDTMFYSPRARSMLGIDDPDECRPDAWWAAVHPEDLLPLKMMLAGGQGEGREIIEHEHRLRGLDGSYRWTLCRARPAGPAGVAATRIVGSLADIHPRKQLEAQLRESATHDTVTGLPNRRLFLDRLRVAVAQSRRSGIPFAVLFLDLDGFKVVNDSLGHEVGDHLLIEVGRRLESQLRDVDTAARFGGDEFAVLLNDIEAGDILPAANRLLEALHAPTRVDGHELSVGASMGIATSAVTYKSAEDVLRDADTAMYAAKTNDRGSLEFFDVAMHARAKSRLSMHQELRRALESGEFVVHYQPIVDLPSGDVTGFEALVRWQHPERGLVLPDEFLPVMEETGLIVRLGHWTIRQACHQIAEWRDLHAREVPVSINVSDREFWHAGLLPHIRAMLAEFDVPADLLTLEITETVIMHRPELAERLLGDMRRAGLRLHVDDFGTGHSSLQTLHRYPVEALKIDRSFIGALTTSDEGREIVNVIVALGRALGLEVVAEGVETSEQVALLRELGCTSIQGFYLTHALAGADAGRLIEQPLLPVSEV, from the coding sequence GTGGCGGGCCCGTTCACGATCGGCGTCCTGACGCCATGGTCGAGCGGTTTCTTCTATGGGCAGATCATCGCCGGGATCACCTCCGAGGTCGCTGCGGCCGGCGGCAAGGTCGTCGTGATCCAGAGCGTCGAGCCGAGCCGCGACGCCGACGACGTCCTCCCCGTGCCGGACCTCAGCGAGCCGAGCGCCTGGAACGAGATCGACGGGGCGATCTCGGTGACGTCCGCCGGCGAGGCGCATCTCCGGGCACTGCTCGGACGCGGCATCCCCGTCGTGCTGGCCTGCGACTCCGTCGACGGGCTCGAGGTCCCGAGCGCCGTCGGGGACAACGTCGGCGGCACCCGGGAGGCCGTCGAGCACCTGATCGCGCACGGTCACACGCGCATCGGCTTCGTCGGGAACCTCCTCCACTCCGATCCTCGCGCCCGGTACGCGTCGTACCGGACCACGCTCCGCGCGCACGGCATCGAGCCGGACCCGGCCCTTCTCTTCACCGCCTCGAACGACGTCGCCACGGGCGGTCGCGAGGTCGCCGAGCGGATCCTCGCCGACCGCCCGGAGATGACGGCCGTCGTCGTCGCGACCGACCACAACGCCATCGGTCTCCTCGAGCGCCTGGCCGAGGCCGGTGTCGACGTCCCGACCGACCTCGCCGTCGTCGGGTTCGACGACGCGGACCGGTCATCCTTCACGAGACCCGCGCTGACCACCGTCGGCCAGCCCTTCACGCTCATCGGATCGCTCGCGGCACGGCTCGTGCACGCGATGCTCGAGGGCGCGGACGTCGCGCCCGGACCGCACACGGTGGCGTCCTCGCTCGCCGTGCGGCAGTCGTGCGGGTGCACGGCGGCTCCCGACACCCTCGGCCTCGAGGCGTACGGGACGGCCGAGGAGCTCGACCGGGCGTTCGTCGCCGAGGTCTCCTCGATCCTGCTCCCGGCCACCGTGACCGAGGCCGTGCTGAGCGGTCAGCGCGCGGCGACGCGGCGGCTCGTCGAGGAGATCCGGGCGGCCCTCGGGGTCGACAATCCCCTTCCCGGGCCCGGCCTGGACGACGCCGTCGCCGCGATGGTCCCCGCGAGCGTCACCTCCCAGACGCTGCGGCTGCTGCTCGCGACCGCCACCCGGTACGTGTCCCGCGCCGCGATGCAGGCCGGGGCCGACGCCGCTCCCGCGGACCGGGCGAGTCACGTGACGGCCCGCGTCGCAGCCGGGATGTGGCACGAGCACACCCGCCTGTACCTGGAACGCGACCTTGCGCACCAGCGCGCGCGGGCCGAGCAGTACCGGATCGGCGCCGACCTCATCGATCTCAAGAACGACGACCCGCTCCAGCTCTCGTGGCTCGCCGAGACGCACGTCGACATCGGTTGCCTCGCCCTGTGGACCGATCCGGACCGCCGTCGCGTCCACGTCGAGTCCGTGCACGACGTGCGGGGCGTGCTCGGCCCGCTGGTCGGGACGGACTGCGCGGTCGAGGACTTCCCGCCGCGCGACCTCATCCAGGCCGCACGCCCCGAGCGGAACGAGGTGGTCTTCGTCGTCCCCGTGCAGACCCACGGGAACCCGCGGGGGCTCCTGGCCGTCGTCGGCCGTCTCGACATGGTGGCGATGAGCGCGCACGAGGCCTACGGGTACTGGGCGTCGCTGCTGACCGTGGCGCTCGAGCAGCGCGACCTGCTCGAGTCGGTGCAGCGCAGCGAGGAGCGGCTCGCCCTCGCGATCGAGGCCACCGCCGAGAGCCTGTGGGACTGGGACCTCACGACCGACACGATGTTCTACTCGCCGCGGGCCCGGTCGATGCTCGGGATCGACGACCCCGACGAGTGCCGGCCCGACGCCTGGTGGGCAGCGGTGCACCCCGAGGACCTCCTCCCGCTCAAGATGATGCTCGCCGGGGGCCAGGGCGAGGGGCGCGAGATCATCGAGCACGAGCACCGGCTGCGTGGGCTCGACGGCAGCTACCGCTGGACCCTGTGCCGGGCACGGCCCGCCGGTCCCGCCGGTGTCGCCGCCACCCGCATCGTGGGGTCCCTCGCCGACATCCACCCGCGCAAGCAGCTCGAGGCCCAGCTGCGCGAGAGCGCGACGCACGACACCGTGACGGGTCTGCCGAACCGACGGCTCTTCCTCGACCGGTTGCGCGTCGCCGTCGCCCAGTCCCGGCGGTCGGGGATCCCGTTCGCGGTGCTGTTCCTGGACCTCGACGGCTTCAAGGTGGTCAACGACTCCCTCGGCCACGAGGTCGGCGACCACCTGCTCATCGAGGTCGGGCGCCGCCTCGAGTCGCAGCTCCGTGACGTCGACACCGCTGCGCGGTTCGGCGGGGACGAGTTCGCCGTCCTGCTCAACGACATCGAGGCCGGTGACATCCTGCCGGCGGCGAACCGCCTCCTCGAGGCGCTGCACGCTCCCACCCGCGTCGACGGCCACGAGCTCTCGGTCGGCGCGAGCATGGGGATCGCCACGAGCGCGGTCACCTACAAGAGTGCGGAGGACGTCCTGCGCGACGCGGACACCGCCATGTACGCGGCGAAGACCAACGACCGCGGGAGCCTGGAGTTCTTCGACGTCGCGATGCACGCGCGCGCGAAGTCCCGGCTCTCGATGCACCAGGAGCTGCGTCGTGCGCTCGAGAGCGGCGAGTTCGTCGTCCACTACCAGCCGATCGTCGACCTCCCGTCCGGTGACGTCACGGGCTTCGAGGCCCTCGTGCGGTGGCAGCACCCGGAACGTGGCCTGGTGCTGCCGGACGAGTTCCTGCCGGTGATGGAGGAGACAGGGCTGATCGTCCGCCTCGGACACTGGACGATCCGGCAGGCGTGCCACCAGATCGCCGAGTGGCGCGACCTCCACGCGCGTGAGGTCCCGGTGAGCATCAACGTCTCCGACCGGGAGTTCTGGCACGCCGGCCTGCTCCCGCACATCAGGGCGATGCTCGCGGAGTTCGACGTGCCCGCCGACCTCCTCACGCTCGAGATCACCGAGACCGTGATCATGCACCGCCCCGAGCTGGCCGAGCGGCTGCTGGGCGACATGCGCCGTGCGGGTCTGCGCCTGCACGTCGACGACTTCGGCACCGGTCACTCGTCGTTGCAGACCTTGCACCGGTACCCGGTGGAGGCGCTCAAGATCGATCGCTCGTTCATCGGCGCGCTCACCACCAGTGACGAGGGCCGGGAGATCGTCAACGTGATCGTGGCGCTCGGCCGGGCTCTCGGTCTGGAGGTCGTCGCGGAGGGCGTCGAGACGTCGGAGCAGGTCGCGCTCCTCCGCGAGCTCGGCTGCACCAGCATCCAGGGCTTCTACCTCACGCACGCGCTCGCCGGGGCGGACGCCGGCCGGTTGATCGAGCAGCCGCTGCTCCCCGTCAGCGAGGTGTGA
- a CDS encoding SLC13 family permease, with protein MTLIGGAGPVLAVALLIGVLGFAVLRPRGWPEVVAALPAAGLVVALGLVSPHAAWTEVVALLPVVAFLVAVLALSHLCAAEGLFAAAGDVMARVAQGRPQRLLVAVFVVAAAVTAVLSLDATVVLLTPVVFATAARAGMRPKPFVYACTHLANSASLLLPVSNLTNLLAFTASGLSFSRFGALMALPWTVVVAIEYVVLRLFFRTDLGVGPAARPARRAVQEQVPNQARGQVSTVSAVLVAVTLVGFVVASVLGVPPAWAAALGAVVLAGRALAQRRTTGRAVLRAANLPFAVFVLALGVIVAAVVRSGLGDVIGRILPTGSSFADLLAVAVVAAVAANLLNNLPAVLLLTPLAFASGGAPAVLAALVGVNVGPNLTYVGSLATLLWRRVLRDHGADAELAEFSALAAWSVPAALVGGVGALWVSLTMIGA; from the coding sequence ATGACCCTGATCGGCGGAGCGGGACCGGTGCTGGCGGTCGCGCTCCTCATCGGCGTGCTCGGGTTCGCCGTCCTCCGCCCGCGTGGGTGGCCGGAGGTCGTCGCGGCGCTGCCGGCCGCCGGGCTGGTCGTCGCGCTCGGGCTCGTCTCGCCGCATGCGGCCTGGACCGAGGTCGTGGCGCTCCTCCCGGTCGTCGCCTTCCTCGTCGCGGTCCTCGCGCTGTCGCACCTGTGCGCGGCAGAAGGGTTGTTCGCCGCGGCCGGTGACGTCATGGCGCGAGTCGCGCAGGGTCGCCCCCAGCGGCTGCTCGTCGCCGTGTTCGTGGTCGCGGCGGCGGTCACCGCGGTTCTCAGTCTCGACGCGACGGTGGTGCTCCTGACACCGGTCGTGTTCGCCACGGCTGCTCGCGCGGGGATGCGTCCGAAGCCGTTCGTCTACGCGTGCACGCACCTGGCCAACTCGGCGTCGTTGCTGCTCCCGGTGTCGAACCTGACGAACCTGCTGGCCTTCACCGCGAGCGGGTTGTCGTTCTCGCGGTTCGGGGCCCTGATGGCGCTGCCGTGGACCGTCGTCGTCGCGATCGAGTACGTGGTGCTCCGGCTGTTCTTCCGGACCGACCTCGGCGTCGGGCCTGCGGCCCGGCCGGCGCGGCGAGCGGTGCAGGAGCAGGTGCCGAACCAGGCGCGGGGTCAGGTGTCGACCGTGAGCGCGGTGCTCGTCGCCGTGACCCTCGTCGGGTTCGTCGTCGCCTCGGTGCTCGGGGTCCCGCCGGCGTGGGCGGCCGCGCTCGGGGCCGTCGTCCTGGCCGGAAGGGCGCTCGCGCAGCGTCGGACGACGGGCCGCGCGGTGCTCCGCGCGGCCAACCTCCCGTTCGCGGTGTTCGTGCTCGCGCTCGGGGTGATCGTCGCCGCGGTCGTGCGCTCCGGTCTGGGGGACGTGATCGGCCGGATCCTGCCCACGGGATCGTCGTTCGCCGACCTGCTGGCGGTGGCGGTGGTGGCCGCCGTCGCGGCGAACCTCCTCAACAACCTGCCGGCCGTGCTGCTGCTGACCCCGCTGGCCTTCGCCTCCGGCGGAGCGCCGGCGGTCCTGGCCGCGTTGGTCGGGGTGAACGTCGGACCGAACCTGACGTACGTCGGCTCGCTCGCGACGCTGCTGTGGCGGCGCGTGCTCCGCGACCACGGCGCGGACGCCGAGCTCGCCGAGTTCAGCGCGCTGGCGGCCTGGAGCGTCCCGGCCGCCCTGGTCGGGGGTGTGGGTGCACTCTGGGTGTCACTGACGATGATCGGAGCGTGA
- a CDS encoding universal stress protein, with translation MILVEVVVWVTEATWPACVEAVRTHVPASAHVTLLHVVDEGVAGVATGALAGLLGRSGRDRVPEVGALASAAGLELLAAAADDLGREATVTQRSGRVEREVVQALAGADLLVLARDGDLRRLGPHSLGPATRFVVDHAPCATLLVWPGPAPEVASIPRPPD, from the coding sequence GTGATCCTCGTGGAGGTCGTGGTCTGGGTGACCGAGGCGACGTGGCCCGCCTGCGTCGAGGCCGTGCGCACGCACGTCCCGGCCAGCGCGCACGTCACGTTGCTGCACGTCGTGGACGAGGGGGTCGCCGGGGTGGCGACCGGAGCACTCGCGGGGCTGCTCGGCCGTTCCGGACGGGACCGGGTGCCGGAGGTCGGCGCGCTCGCCTCGGCCGCCGGTCTCGAGCTCCTGGCGGCGGCGGCGGACGACCTCGGGCGTGAGGCCACCGTCACGCAACGCAGCGGACGCGTCGAGCGGGAGGTCGTCCAGGCGCTGGCCGGTGCCGACCTGCTGGTCCTCGCCCGGGACGGCGACCTGCGCCGGCTCGGGCCGCACAGCCTCGGGCCCGCGACCAGGTTCGTCGTCGACCACGCGCCGTGCGCGACGCTCCTCGTCTGGCCCGGCCCGGCCCCCGAGGTCGCCTCGATCCCGCGCCCGCCCGACTGA
- a CDS encoding cytochrome b N-terminal domain-containing protein has product MSGAPVVDDEPATSWIGKVRNRLERDLPYEKVLPETQPAYVASWIYVFGVLTLAALIMIVASGTVLAFEGPSWYHISKVGKFFNSLHFWAVQLFFLFMVIHLLGKFWMAAWRGNRARTWITGMIALIVSIGAALTGYVIQTNFDSQWIAFEAKDGLNAVGIGAWFNVANLGQNLLMHVFLMPAILAVLVIVHVVLVRLHGVVPPIDAAEVEAAGGAVHTSATTEPTEAR; this is encoded by the coding sequence ATGAGCGGGGCGCCCGTCGTCGACGACGAACCCGCGACCAGCTGGATCGGGAAGGTCCGCAACCGCCTCGAGCGGGACCTCCCCTACGAGAAGGTTCTCCCCGAGACCCAGCCGGCCTACGTCGCCTCGTGGATCTACGTGTTCGGGGTCCTCACCCTTGCGGCCCTGATCATGATCGTCGCCTCCGGGACCGTCCTCGCCTTCGAGGGCCCGTCCTGGTACCACATCTCGAAGGTCGGGAAGTTCTTCAACAGCCTGCACTTCTGGGCCGTCCAGCTCTTCTTCCTCTTCATGGTCATCCACCTGCTCGGCAAGTTCTGGATGGCGGCCTGGCGGGGCAACCGGGCGCGCACCTGGATCACCGGGATGATCGCGCTCATCGTCTCGATCGGCGCGGCGCTCACCGGCTACGTGATCCAGACGAACTTCGACTCGCAGTGGATCGCGTTCGAGGCCAAGGACGGGCTCAACGCCGTCGGGATCGGCGCCTGGTTCAACGTCGCGAACCTGGGCCAGAACCTCCTCATGCACGTCTTCCTGATGCCGGCGATCCTGGCCGTCCTGGTCATCGTCCACGTCGTGCTCGTCCGGCTGCACGGCGTCGTGCCGCCGATCGACGCCGCCGAGGTCGAGGCCGCCGGCGGCGCCGTGCACACCTCTGCCACCACCGAGCCGACGGAGGCCCGCTGA
- a CDS encoding DUF4914 family protein produces the protein MSPSLTSTSVPAGVILPAEVRAALDTCRNVVVPATRAELYALALGPDGGPRFSVDYDVDGTLVTEADVVRCTNGIAVNYPEDYMRRRDPDCMRIADDLPTDKPRYRDVFGAEFAPTRAQTLEWLSEQDLVVVPFKAGGLRYGYPSLAICPLNAAFFALTLVDLQGWVTFDELGPFTARSILYVAPPFRHTHFGGRQVVVHDRSATLHEVFAYNLYPGPSAKKGVFSVLLDIGEQEGWVTAHASSVRVTTPYENETVIMHEGASGGGKSEMCQELRRQEDGRILLGTNVVTHEPYFITLGETSALAPVTDDMTLCHASLQRGDGTLVVADAEDGWFVRVDNLTEYGEDVHFERACIHPSEPLVFYNIHGVPDATALPWEHTLDSNGTSCPNPRVVIPRRLIRNVLSEPEEVDVRTFGVRMPACTRAQPSYGIMGMTHIVPPSLAWLWRLIAPRGDKNPSIGESKDCTDRLAHGGMVAEGVGSYWPFATGTKVAAANLLLRQLVDASRTRYVLTPNQHIGAYKVGFAAEWLTREYLARRGGGKIRPDRLAPARCPLFGYVFTEMKIDGQLLRPTFLRPEQQSQVGVEAYDVGAGILTSFFKSELAQFLTEDLDPLGRQIVEVCLRDGTIDDYVALTPLFG, from the coding sequence GTGAGCCCGTCCCTGACCAGCACCTCCGTGCCCGCCGGCGTCATCCTGCCCGCCGAGGTCAGGGCGGCACTCGACACGTGCCGCAACGTGGTCGTCCCGGCGACGCGTGCCGAGCTCTACGCGCTCGCCCTCGGCCCCGACGGCGGGCCACGGTTCTCGGTCGACTACGACGTCGACGGCACCCTCGTCACCGAGGCGGACGTGGTCCGCTGCACCAACGGGATCGCCGTCAACTACCCCGAGGACTACATGCGGCGCCGGGACCCCGACTGCATGCGGATCGCCGACGACCTCCCGACGGACAAGCCGCGTTACCGCGACGTGTTCGGCGCCGAGTTCGCGCCGACCAGAGCCCAGACCCTCGAGTGGCTGTCCGAGCAGGACCTCGTGGTCGTCCCGTTCAAGGCCGGAGGCCTGCGGTACGGCTACCCCTCGCTCGCGATCTGCCCGCTCAACGCGGCGTTCTTCGCGCTCACGCTGGTGGACCTGCAGGGATGGGTCACGTTCGACGAGCTGGGCCCGTTCACGGCACGGTCGATCCTCTACGTCGCACCGCCGTTCCGCCACACGCACTTCGGCGGACGGCAGGTCGTCGTGCACGACCGCTCCGCGACCCTGCACGAGGTCTTCGCCTACAACCTGTACCCGGGGCCGAGCGCCAAGAAGGGCGTCTTCTCGGTGCTGCTGGACATCGGCGAGCAGGAGGGGTGGGTGACTGCGCACGCGTCCTCGGTCCGCGTCACGACGCCCTACGAGAACGAGACCGTGATCATGCACGAGGGTGCCTCGGGCGGCGGCAAGTCCGAGATGTGCCAGGAGCTGCGCCGCCAGGAGGACGGTCGCATCCTGCTCGGCACCAACGTGGTGACGCACGAGCCGTACTTCATCACGCTCGGCGAGACCAGCGCGCTCGCGCCGGTCACCGACGACATGACGTTGTGCCACGCGTCGCTGCAGCGCGGGGACGGCACCCTCGTGGTGGCCGACGCGGAGGACGGCTGGTTCGTCCGCGTGGACAACCTCACCGAGTACGGCGAGGACGTGCACTTCGAGCGCGCCTGCATCCACCCGTCCGAGCCGCTCGTCTTCTACAACATCCACGGCGTGCCGGACGCGACGGCGCTGCCGTGGGAGCACACGCTCGACTCGAACGGGACGTCCTGCCCGAACCCGCGGGTCGTGATCCCGCGCCGGCTGATCCGGAACGTCCTCAGCGAGCCCGAGGAGGTCGACGTCCGGACCTTCGGCGTCCGCATGCCCGCGTGCACCCGGGCGCAGCCGAGCTACGGGATCATGGGCATGACGCACATCGTGCCGCCCTCGCTCGCCTGGCTGTGGCGTCTGATCGCCCCCCGCGGGGACAAGAACCCGTCGATCGGCGAGAGCAAGGACTGCACCGACCGGCTCGCCCACGGCGGCATGGTGGCCGAGGGGGTCGGCTCGTACTGGCCGTTCGCGACGGGGACCAAGGTGGCCGCCGCCAACCTGCTGCTGCGGCAGCTCGTCGACGCCTCACGCACGCGGTACGTCCTCACGCCGAACCAGCACATCGGTGCGTACAAGGTGGGGTTCGCCGCCGAGTGGCTGACCCGCGAGTACCTGGCGCGTCGTGGTGGCGGCAAGATCCGCCCCGACCGGCTGGCCCCGGCGCGGTGCCCGCTGTTCGGCTACGTGTTCACCGAGATGAAGATCGACGGCCAGCTCCTGCGGCCGACCTTCCTGCGGCCCGAGCAGCAGTCGCAGGTGGGCGTGGAGGCCTACGACGTCGGCGCGGGCATCCTCACGAGCTTCTTCAAGAGCGAGCTCGCGCAGTTCCTCACCGAGGACCTCGACCCGCTCGGCCGGCAGATCGTCGAGGTGTGCCTGCGCGACGGGACGATCGACGACTACGTCGCCCTCACGCCGCTGTTCGGCTGA
- a CDS encoding PilZ domain-containing protein, with protein MHELDRCVVFDGSQVLLDGYVRSFDDGTMQVESEDVVRGGVEPGTELSLLVLDEVRGECHYWAQVARVRSRGLDLVDVEMVQVVQKRRVARVRVDLPCSGTLEPQPGFEASAGSATVTTDAPGSPSGGPLAFTVLDVSAHGIQVRSTTRLTVGRRFGFVFAHTRVPLTLTAEVVRVEESLTGYRYGCRFVDHGDRSSEELFRFVMQQQGLQRRNRLLG; from the coding sequence GTGCACGAGCTCGATCGCTGCGTGGTGTTCGACGGCAGCCAGGTGCTCCTCGACGGGTACGTCCGGTCGTTCGACGACGGCACGATGCAGGTCGAGTCCGAGGACGTCGTGCGCGGCGGGGTCGAGCCCGGTACCGAGCTGTCCCTCCTCGTGCTCGACGAGGTCCGCGGCGAGTGCCACTACTGGGCGCAGGTCGCCCGGGTGAGGTCACGCGGCCTCGACCTGGTCGACGTCGAGATGGTGCAGGTGGTGCAGAAGCGCCGGGTGGCGCGCGTGCGGGTCGACCTTCCGTGCTCCGGGACCCTCGAGCCCCAGCCCGGGTTCGAGGCGTCGGCAGGCAGCGCGACGGTGACGACCGATGCGCCGGGATCACCGTCCGGCGGACCGCTGGCCTTCACGGTGCTCGACGTCAGCGCCCACGGGATCCAGGTGAGGTCCACGACCCGGCTGACCGTCGGGCGGCGGTTCGGCTTCGTGTTCGCGCACACGCGCGTCCCGCTCACGCTCACCGCCGAGGTGGTGCGCGTGGAGGAGTCCCTCACGGGGTACCGGTACGGGTGCCGGTTCGTCGACCACGGTGACCGCTCGTCCGAGGAGCTCTTCCGCTTCGTCATGCAGCAGCAGGGACTGCAGCGGCGCAACCGTCTGCTCGGCTGA
- a CDS encoding metalloregulator ArsR/SmtB family transcription factor, producing MTSSEPATTEPHACCTPVGAGALSAAEAVPLAHTLKALADPTRLRLLSLVAAAPGQEACVCDLTDPVGLSQPTVSHHLKVLVDARLMARDKRGVWSYYSVVPGALDRVSDLLAAAAQPQVPPTDL from the coding sequence ATGACGTCGTCCGAGCCCGCCACGACCGAGCCCCACGCGTGCTGCACCCCGGTCGGCGCCGGAGCGCTGTCCGCGGCGGAGGCGGTCCCCCTCGCCCACACGCTCAAGGCGCTGGCCGACCCCACACGTCTGCGGCTGCTCTCCCTCGTCGCAGCAGCCCCCGGCCAGGAGGCCTGCGTCTGCGACCTGACCGATCCCGTCGGGCTGAGCCAGCCGACCGTGTCGCACCACCTGAAGGTGCTGGTCGACGCCCGGCTCATGGCGCGCGACAAGCGCGGGGTCTGGTCGTACTACTCGGTCGTCCCCGGAGCCCTCGACCGGGTGTCGGACCTGCTGGCCGCCGCCGCGCAGCCCCAGGTCCCGCCGACGGACCTCTGA